In Streptococcus sp. SN-1, a single genomic region encodes these proteins:
- the ssbA gene encoding single-stranded DNA-binding protein SsbA: protein MINNVVLVGRMTRDAELRYTPSNVAVATFTLAVNRTFKSQNGEREADFINVVMWRQQAENLANWAKKGSLIGVTGRIQTRSYDNQQGQRVYVTEVVAENFQMLESRSVREGHTGGAYSAPTASYSAPTNSVPDFSRDENPFGATNPLDISDDDLPF from the coding sequence ATGATTAACAATGTTGTACTTGTAGGGCGTATGACACGTGACGCTGAGTTGCGTTATACCCCATCAAATGTAGCAGTTGCGACTTTTACTCTTGCAGTAAACCGTACATTTAAGAGTCAAAATGGCGAACGTGAGGCTGATTTTATCAATGTCGTTATGTGGCGCCAACAGGCTGAAAACCTTGCTAACTGGGCTAAAAAGGGCTCACTTATCGGGGTGACAGGTCGTATCCAGACTCGTAGTTACGATAACCAGCAAGGACAACGTGTCTACGTGACAGAGGTCGTGGCTGAGAATTTCCAAATGTTGGAAAGCCGTAGTGTGCGTGAGGGTCACACAGGTGGAGCTTATTCTGCACCAACTGCAAGCTATTCAGCGCCTACAAATTCAGTACCAGACTTTTCACGTGATGAAAATCCATTTGGAGCAACAAATCCATTGGATATTTCAGATGATGATTTACCATTCTAA
- the rpsR gene encoding 30S ribosomal protein S18: protein MAQQRRGGFKRRKKVDYIAANKIEYVDYKDTELLSRFVSERGKILPRRVTGTSAKNQRKVTTAIKRARVMALMPFVNED from the coding sequence ATGGCTCAACAACGTCGTGGCGGATTCAAACGCCGTAAAAAAGTTGATTACATCGCAGCAAACAAAATTGAATATGTTGATTACAAAGATACTGAGCTTCTTAGCCGTTTCGTTTCAGAACGTGGGAAAATCCTTCCTCGTCGTGTAACAGGAACTTCAGCTAAAAACCAACGTAAAGTAACAACAGCTATCAAACGCGCTCGCGTAATGGCTTTGATGCCTTTCGTAAACGAAGATTAA
- the rpsF gene encoding 30S ribosomal protein S6, with the protein MAKYEILYIIRPNIEEEAKNALVARFDSILTDNGATVVESKSWEKRRLAYEIKDFREGLYHIVNVEASDDAALKEFDRLSKINADILRHMIVKTDA; encoded by the coding sequence ATGGCTAAATACGAAATTCTTTATATCATTCGTCCAAACATTGAAGAAGAAGCTAAAAACGCTTTGGTAGCACGTTTTGACTCTATTTTGACTGACAACGGTGCAACTGTTGTTGAATCAAAATCTTGGGAAAAACGTCGTCTTGCATACGAAATCAAAGATTTCCGTGAAGGACTTTACCACATCGTTAACGTTGAAGCAAGCGACGACGCAGCTCTTAAAGAGTTTGACCGTCTTTCAAAAATCAACGCTGACATTCTTCGTCACATGATCGTCAAAACTGACGCGTAA